A genomic segment from Clostridium pasteurianum BC1 encodes:
- a CDS encoding YitT family protein yields MEEEILERSQLMTIKRLALILLGSFISAIAVNMFFIPFKLLSGGVGGISLIIQYLSGIPAGYFIILLNIPLFILSIKEVDKQFTVFTIFGTVAQSIFLIITKNVSYYFHLKDILLSGIYGGVLQGAAMGIIFSNHGSLAGADIISVIMRKKYDYDVGKINFAINLVIIFVGSAFFGLEKGLYTLMSMYIASYTVDKVIKGFNRKKLLFIITEKEEEINERIKIDLNRSATLFYAEGYYTKHKIKVIYCVVSLTQVPKLKHIVNKIDPMAFISILDTSEVQGKGFKSIF; encoded by the coding sequence ATGGAGGAAGAGATTTTGGAAAGAAGCCAGCTTATGACAATTAAAAGGTTAGCTTTAATATTACTAGGTAGCTTTATTTCTGCAATAGCAGTAAATATGTTTTTTATACCATTTAAACTCTTAAGTGGTGGTGTAGGCGGTATTTCGCTTATCATACAATATCTTAGCGGAATTCCTGCAGGATATTTTATAATATTGTTAAATATTCCCCTATTTATATTGAGTATAAAGGAAGTTGATAAGCAATTTACTGTATTTACTATATTTGGTACTGTAGCACAATCTATTTTTTTAATAATAACTAAGAATGTGTCTTATTATTTTCATTTAAAGGATATTTTATTGTCAGGTATATATGGAGGAGTTCTGCAGGGAGCAGCTATGGGAATAATATTCAGTAATCATGGCTCACTGGCAGGTGCAGACATAATTTCTGTAATTATGAGAAAAAAATACGATTATGATGTGGGAAAAATAAATTTTGCCATAAATTTAGTAATAATATTTGTAGGTTCTGCATTTTTTGGATTAGAAAAGGGACTTTATACGTTAATGTCTATGTATATAGCTTCTTATACAGTAGATAAGGTTATTAAAGGCTTTAATAGAAAAAAACTTCTCTTTATCATAACAGAAAAGGAAGAAGAAATAAATGAAAGGATTAAAATAGATCTTAATAGATCCGCTACTCTTTTTTATGCAGAGGGATATTATACTAAACATAAGATTAAAGTGATATATTGCGTAGTTTCATTGACTCAAGTTCCAAAGTTAAAGCATATAGTAAACAAGATAGATCCAATGGCATTCATATCAATCCTAGATACCTCAGAAGTTCAAGGCAAAGGATTTAAAAGCATATTTTAA
- a CDS encoding single-stranded DNA-binding protein has protein sequence MNKVLLVGRLVKDPELKHIESNGRELSNFTIAVNRNFVNAKGEREADFVPVVVWGKTAELVCNYMKKGRLISISGRLQIRSYETKEGNKKYVTEVVGEEVLFLDSKKEDVG, from the coding sequence GTGAATAAAGTTTTATTAGTAGGCAGATTAGTAAAGGATCCAGAATTAAAACACATTGAATCAAATGGTAGGGAACTAAGTAATTTTACTATAGCAGTAAATAGAAATTTCGTAAACGCAAAGGGAGAAAGAGAAGCGGACTTTGTACCAGTAGTAGTTTGGGGCAAAACCGCTGAATTGGTGTGCAACTACATGAAAAAGGGAAGACTTATTAGCATTAGCGGAAGGCTTCAAATAAGGAGTTATGAGACAAAAGAAGGAAATAAAAAGTATGTAACAGAAGTGGTTGGTGAAGAAGTGTTATTCTTGGATTCTAAAAAAGAAGATGTTGGCTAA
- a CDS encoding LytS/YhcK type 5TM receptor domain-containing protein codes for MIYIQLLENMALIVLFAYIYNQSKVLKRLTRNNFKIKNKILIVIFFSILGVIGNYTGIDVGPYAINKTNISTGYLGMYDAIANTRPIASIVSGYIYGPVVGSIVGFISGTHRYFLGGFTALACGIATVMEGIVSGIVGKKLKNTNLNIKYACAAAVIAECVQMIVILIFSRPFSMALQLVKIIAVPMIIINSLGTIIFISIIKNAKEECDRIGAIEAQKALNIAQKTLEYMRKDGLNIETGKNISKIIYEMTNIDGIFIGNKDEFLTCRGEDIDEKNIKNFFNEYYKSPHRKVIKMVNMFFICTPFNVSDSGFEGVLGLGLKSKKNITTYFIQFAEELSDLLSNQIELYKLNKLAEEASTAKFRVLRAQIEPHFLFNALNTIASFCRTNPLKAKELIIDLSNYFRKTLKRQEDFVTLREEVEFVQSYFSIEEARFGNRLKLIIDIPESIMNMKMPSFILQPIVENAVKHGILPKPEGGSVYLKVFLENGEMRFYVRDTGVGMSEDRLKEVLLNWPGIGLKNVNERLKLLYGEDYGLSIKTSFNKGTKISFLIPIEEVLSVNG; via the coding sequence TTGATATATATTCAATTGCTTGAGAACATGGCACTTATTGTGTTGTTTGCATACATTTACAATCAATCAAAAGTTTTAAAAAGACTAACTAGGAATAATTTTAAAATTAAGAATAAAATTTTAATAGTTATATTTTTTAGCATTTTAGGAGTCATCGGTAATTATACAGGAATAGATGTAGGCCCTTATGCAATAAATAAAACTAATATATCCACAGGATATTTAGGCATGTACGATGCAATAGCTAATACAAGGCCAATAGCTTCAATAGTATCTGGATATATCTATGGACCTGTAGTCGGAAGTATAGTTGGATTTATTTCAGGAACACATAGATATTTTTTAGGCGGCTTTACGGCATTGGCCTGTGGAATTGCTACTGTGATGGAGGGAATTGTAAGTGGAATTGTAGGAAAGAAACTAAAAAATACCAATTTAAATATAAAATATGCTTGTGCAGCAGCAGTAATTGCGGAATGCGTTCAAATGATTGTAATTTTAATATTTTCTAGACCTTTTTCAATGGCACTGCAGCTAGTTAAAATTATAGCTGTACCTATGATAATTATAAATTCTTTAGGTACAATTATTTTTATAAGTATAATAAAAAATGCTAAAGAAGAATGTGATAGAATTGGAGCAATAGAAGCTCAAAAAGCTTTAAATATAGCTCAGAAAACTTTAGAATATATGAGAAAAGATGGACTTAATATTGAAACCGGAAAAAATATTTCTAAAATAATATATGAAATGACAAATATAGATGGAATATTTATAGGCAATAAAGATGAATTTTTAACTTGCCGTGGTGAAGATATAGATGAAAAAAATATAAAAAATTTTTTTAATGAATATTATAAATCTCCACATCGCAAAGTGATAAAAATGGTTAACATGTTTTTTATATGTACTCCATTTAATGTATCAGATTCGGGATTTGAAGGAGTCCTGGGACTTGGGTTAAAGTCTAAAAAGAATATCACTACTTATTTTATACAATTTGCAGAGGAACTTAGTGATCTTCTATCAAATCAAATAGAATTATATAAATTAAATAAATTGGCAGAAGAAGCATCTACGGCAAAATTTAGAGTCTTAAGAGCTCAAATAGAACCTCATTTCTTATTTAATGCATTGAATACTATAGCATCATTTTGCAGGACAAACCCTTTAAAGGCCAAAGAACTTATAATAGATTTATCTAATTATTTTAGAAAAACATTAAAAAGACAAGAGGATTTTGTAACTTTAAGGGAGGAAGTGGAGTTTGTTCAATCTTATTTTTCTATTGAAGAAGCTAGGTTTGGAAATAGATTAAAACTTATTATTGACATACCAGAATCAATAATGAATATGAAAATGCCTTCATTTATACTTCAGCCTATTGTAGAGAATGCAGTGAAGCATGGAATATTGCCTAAGCCAGAAGGAGGAAGTGTATATTTAAAGGTATTTTTGGAAAATGGTGAAATGAGATTTTATGTAAGAGATACAGGTGTGGGAATGAGTGAAGATAGACTAAAGGAAGTATTACTCAATTGGCCTGGAATAGGGCTTAAAAATGTAAATGAAAGATTGAAATTGCTATATGGTGAAGATTATGGATTGAGTATAAAAACATCTTTTAATAAAGGAACTAAAATTAGTTTTCTTATACCAATAGAGGAGGTTTTGTCAGTAAATGGATAA
- a CDS encoding LytR/AlgR family response regulator transcription factor has product MDKIKCVIIEDEIPAAEELNYIISKNKAIDVVGIAYDGKMGIEIIKKEKPNAVFLDINMPIKSGIEVAQNVKEFNAYIDIIFVTAYEEYAVKAFEMYALDYVLKPFVDKRINITLNRLTDKWNKTKMETEKIPNMLNKIIDKMDKDKKIVKKIPCERKGKIILVDLKDIYYCYIEDDKTYVKVKNDRYMVGYNLCQIEDKTNFFRCHRSYIVNMDNVKEFYSWFNGTYKLVMDDEQKSEIPISRNNVKRLKEYFEI; this is encoded by the coding sequence ATGGATAAAATTAAATGTGTAATTATAGAGGATGAAATACCTGCTGCTGAAGAATTAAATTATATAATATCAAAAAATAAAGCTATAGATGTCGTTGGAATTGCTTATGATGGTAAGATGGGCATAGAAATTATAAAAAAAGAAAAGCCCAATGCTGTTTTTTTAGATATAAATATGCCAATAAAAAGTGGAATTGAAGTAGCTCAAAATGTAAAGGAATTCAATGCTTATATTGATATAATATTTGTTACTGCCTATGAAGAATATGCGGTAAAAGCTTTTGAGATGTATGCTCTTGATTACGTGCTTAAGCCCTTTGTTGATAAGAGAATAAATATTACTTTAAATAGGCTTACAGATAAGTGGAATAAAACAAAAATGGAAACTGAAAAAATACCTAATATGCTAAACAAGATAATAGACAAAATGGATAAAGATAAAAAAATAGTTAAAAAGATACCTTGTGAGAGAAAAGGAAAAATAATATTGGTAGATTTAAAAGATATTTATTATTGTTATATAGAAGATGATAAGACATATGTAAAAGTCAAAAATGATAGGTATATGGTTGGATATAATTTATGTCAGATAGAAGATAAGACTAATTTTTTTAGATGCCATAGAAGCTATATTGTAAATATGGATAATGTAAAAGAATTCTATTCATGGTTTAATGGTACCTATAAATTAGTTATGGATGATGAACAAAAATCTGAAATACCTATAAGTAGAAATAATGTAAAGAGACTAAAAGAATATTTTGAAATTTAA
- a CDS encoding ABC-F family ATP-binding cassette domain-containing protein — protein MIVLSTRNITKSYGIDVILEDVSFTINESEKVGLIGANGAGKSTLLKILTNQLEQDGGELFIEKNKKLGYLSQHLSLHDSSTIFEELLSVFKELLDMEKKLSELEIKMNEPYNAENEEYHSKVIKDYTTLTELYDTKGGYTYKGEINRVLKGLSFSENDYNKPINLLSGGQKTRTALCKLLLTKPDILLLDEPTNHLDLEAIEWLEQYLIAYKGTVILISHDRYFLDAITEKTLEMIAGHINVYTGNYTEALELKKKNYEVQLKAYKLQQAEIKRQEEVIEKYRSFNREKSIKAAESRQKALDKIDRIKAPDKDGKASRIQFETLIKSGNDVLHIEDLAKSFSEKKLFESLNLDMKRGEKTALIGENGRGKTTLFNILLDNIKSDQGIKVLGKNVFIGYYDQEQSNLNDEKTIIDEVWDDFPNMTTTEVRNALAAFLFVGDDVFKKIGNLSGGEKCRINLLKLMLSKSNFLLLDEPTNHLDIVSREALEEALLGYDGTVLVISHDRYFLNKVVSKIYELQIHGAKEYLGNYTYYIEKKKNPTRFEEEEKISGKTKTQINLEKKKKRDEEKLLKAEKQKIKDIEASILEAETSIEELQSSLCLEEIYSDSEKMKEINNKIISFQKNLEKLYEQWDDIT, from the coding sequence ATGATAGTTTTGAGTACAAGAAATATAACTAAAAGTTATGGTATAGATGTAATTTTAGAGGATGTAAGCTTTACTATAAATGAAAGTGAAAAAGTGGGCCTTATTGGCGCAAATGGTGCTGGAAAATCTACTTTGCTTAAGATTTTAACAAACCAACTGGAACAAGATGGTGGAGAATTATTTATAGAAAAGAATAAAAAATTGGGCTATCTTTCTCAACATTTATCCCTACATGATTCCTCTACAATATTTGAAGAGCTTTTATCAGTTTTTAAGGAATTATTAGACATGGAAAAAAAATTAAGTGAACTGGAAATTAAGATGAATGAGCCCTATAATGCTGAAAATGAGGAATACCATAGTAAAGTAATTAAAGATTATACCACTTTAACAGAACTATATGATACTAAGGGTGGTTATACCTATAAAGGCGAAATAAACAGAGTTTTAAAGGGTCTAAGTTTTTCAGAAAATGATTATAATAAACCTATAAATCTTTTGAGTGGAGGCCAAAAAACTAGAACGGCTCTCTGTAAACTTCTACTTACAAAACCAGATATTCTGCTCTTAGATGAGCCTACAAACCATCTTGATTTAGAAGCTATTGAATGGCTTGAACAATATCTTATTGCCTACAAAGGTACTGTTATTTTAATATCGCATGATAGATATTTTTTAGATGCCATTACAGAAAAGACTTTAGAAATGATAGCAGGACACATAAATGTGTACACCGGTAATTACACTGAGGCTTTAGAACTAAAAAAGAAAAATTATGAAGTTCAATTAAAAGCTTATAAATTGCAGCAAGCTGAAATAAAAAGGCAGGAAGAAGTAATTGAAAAGTATCGTTCCTTTAATAGAGAAAAAAGTATAAAGGCTGCTGAAAGCAGACAAAAAGCTCTAGACAAAATTGATCGAATAAAAGCCCCGGACAAAGATGGTAAAGCCTCACGAATACAATTTGAAACTTTAATTAAGAGTGGTAACGATGTGCTGCATATTGAGGATCTAGCTAAAAGTTTTAGTGAAAAAAAACTCTTCGAATCCTTGAATTTAGATATGAAACGTGGAGAAAAAACGGCTCTTATCGGTGAAAATGGCAGAGGCAAGACTACACTTTTCAATATATTGCTAGATAATATTAAAAGTGACCAAGGCATAAAAGTTTTAGGGAAAAATGTATTTATAGGTTATTATGATCAAGAGCAATCAAATTTAAATGATGAAAAAACTATTATTGATGAAGTATGGGATGATTTTCCCAATATGACTACCACAGAAGTTAGAAATGCACTAGCTGCCTTTCTATTTGTAGGTGACGACGTTTTTAAAAAAATAGGTAATTTAAGTGGAGGTGAAAAATGTAGAATTAACCTTCTTAAATTGATGTTATCCAAAAGTAATTTTCTCCTTTTGGATGAACCTACAAATCACCTGGATATAGTGTCCCGTGAAGCTTTAGAAGAAGCTCTTTTAGGCTATGATGGCACCGTACTTGTGATTTCCCATGACAGATATTTTTTGAACAAAGTTGTGTCTAAAATATATGAGCTTCAAATCCATGGAGCAAAAGAATATTTAGGAAATTATACCTATTACATAGAAAAAAAGAAGAATCCTACTAGATTTGAAGAAGAAGAAAAAATTTCAGGTAAAACAAAAACTCAAATAAATCTTGAGAAAAAGAAAAAAAGAGATGAGGAAAAATTACTCAAAGCAGAAAAACAAAAAATTAAAGACATTGAAGCTTCTATTTTAGAGGCTGAAACTTCAATAGAAGAACTTCAGAGTAGTTTATGTCTTGAAGAAATATATTCCGATTCAGAAAAAATGAAGGAAATAAATAACAAAATTATTAGTTTCCAAAAAAATCTAGAAAAACTCTATGAACAATGGGATGATATCACATAG
- a CDS encoding redox-sensing transcriptional repressor Rex, with protein MDKKKNISMAVIKRLPKYHRYLNELVNNEVDRISSKELSEKIGFTASQIRQDLNCFGDFGQQGYGYNVKDLHYQICKILGITKEYKTIIVGAGNIGQAIANYLNFQKMGFELNAIFDINPKLFGLKIRDVEIQDIDYLESFLQKNPIDIATISVPPKNAQSVCDILVKNGVKGIWNFAPVDLIASNDVMIENVHLSESLLTLTCLMNGEL; from the coding sequence TTGGATAAGAAAAAAAATATATCTATGGCAGTAATAAAAAGACTACCTAAGTATCATAGATATTTAAATGAACTAGTTAATAATGAAGTAGATAGAATTTCATCGAAAGAATTAAGTGAGAAAATAGGTTTTACTGCTTCTCAAATAAGACAGGATTTAAATTGCTTTGGTGATTTTGGACAACAAGGTTATGGATATAACGTGAAAGATTTGCATTATCAGATTTGTAAGATACTTGGAATTACAAAAGAATATAAAACTATAATAGTAGGAGCTGGGAATATCGGTCAAGCTATAGCTAATTATCTAAATTTTCAAAAAATGGGATTTGAACTGAATGCAATATTTGATATAAATCCAAAATTATTTGGGCTTAAGATAAGGGATGTGGAAATACAGGATATTGATTACTTGGAGTCTTTTTTACAAAAAAATCCTATAGACATAGCTACTATTTCAGTGCCTCCCAAAAATGCACAAAGTGTATGTGATATTTTAGTGAAAAACGGTGTTAAAGGAATTTGGAACTTTGCACCAGTAGATTTAATAGCTTCTAATGATGTTATGATAGAAAATGTACATCTTAGTGAAAGTTTACTTACATTGACTTGTTTAATGAACGGAGAATTGTGA
- a CDS encoding short-chain-enoyl-CoA hydratase, with protein sequence MELKNIILEKEGKIALVTINRPKALNALNSETLTELDYVIDEIEKDDEVLAVVLTGAGKSFVAGADISEMKDKNVIEGRKFGILGNKVFRRLENLEKPVIAALNGFTLGGGNELALSADIRLASTKAKFGQPEVSLGITPGFGGTQRLSRVIGVGAAKELIFTGKIINADEAYRLGLVNKVVEPEALLEEAKTLANTIANNAPIAVKLSKVAINKGLQTDIDTALSFESEVFGATFSTEDQKEGMNTFLNDKKYLTGNFKNK encoded by the coding sequence ATGGAATTAAAAAATATTATCCTTGAAAAAGAAGGAAAAATTGCCTTAGTTACAATTAATAGACCAAAAGCTCTTAATGCTTTAAATAGCGAAACATTAACTGAGCTTGATTATGTAATTGATGAAATTGAAAAAGACGATGAAGTTTTAGCTGTAGTACTAACTGGAGCAGGAAAGTCCTTCGTAGCTGGAGCAGATATATCAGAAATGAAAGACAAGAATGTAATAGAAGGTAGAAAATTTGGAATACTAGGTAATAAAGTATTCAGAAGATTGGAAAACCTTGAAAAGCCTGTAATAGCAGCACTTAATGGTTTTACACTGGGTGGAGGCAATGAACTTGCTTTGTCTGCTGATATAAGATTAGCTTCAACTAAGGCTAAATTTGGTCAACCAGAAGTAAGCCTTGGAATAACACCAGGTTTTGGTGGAACTCAGAGACTTTCAAGAGTAATAGGAGTAGGAGCTGCTAAAGAACTTATATTTACAGGAAAAATAATTAATGCAGATGAAGCATACAGATTAGGATTAGTAAATAAAGTTGTTGAGCCAGAAGCATTATTGGAAGAAGCAAAGACCCTGGCTAATACTATTGCGAATAATGCACCAATAGCTGTTAAACTTAGCAAAGTAGCTATAAACAAAGGACTTCAAACTGATATAGATACAGCACTTTCTTTTGAATCAGAAGTTTTTGGAGCAACTTTCTCTACTGAAGATCAAAAAGAAGGTATGAATACATTTTTGAATGATAAAAAATATTTAACAGGTAATTTTAAGAACAAATAA
- a CDS encoding acyl-CoA dehydrogenase, which yields MNFSLTKEQELVRQMVREFAETDVKPIAAEIDETERFPMENVKKMAKYGMMGIPFAKEYGGAGGDTLSYIIAVEELSKVCGTTGVILSAHTSLCASLINQFGTPEQKEKYLIPLAKGEKIGAFGLTEPNAGTDAAGQQTVAVLDGDNYTINGSKIFITNGGVADIFVIFAMTDRSKGTKGISAFIIEKGYKGFSIGKIEDKLGIRASSTTELIFEDMIVPKENMIGKEGKGFGVAMKTLDGGRIGIAAQALGIAEGAFNEAKEYMKERKQFGRELFKFQGLAWMMADMEVAIETAKLLVYKAAWTKDQGLPYTVEAARAKLHAANVAMDVTTKAVQLFGGYGYTKDYPVERMMRDAKITEIYEGTSQVQQLVISGSVFR from the coding sequence ATGAATTTTTCATTGACTAAAGAACAGGAATTAGTAAGACAGATGGTAAGAGAATTTGCTGAAACTGATGTTAAGCCAATAGCAGCAGAAATTGATGAAACAGAAAGATTTCCTATGGAAAATGTAAAGAAAATGGCTAAATATGGTATGATGGGTATACCTTTCGCTAAAGAATATGGTGGTGCTGGTGGAGATACATTATCATACATAATAGCTGTAGAAGAATTATCTAAAGTATGTGGTACTACTGGAGTTATACTTTCAGCGCATACTTCACTTTGTGCTTCATTAATCAATCAATTTGGAACACCAGAACAAAAAGAAAAATATTTAATACCACTTGCAAAGGGTGAAAAGATAGGTGCTTTTGGTTTAACTGAGCCAAATGCTGGAACAGATGCTGCTGGTCAACAAACTGTAGCCGTACTTGATGGTGATAATTATACAATTAATGGTTCAAAAATATTCATAACAAATGGTGGAGTAGCAGATATCTTTGTTATATTTGCAATGACTGATAGAAGTAAGGGAACAAAAGGAATATCAGCATTTATAATTGAAAAAGGCTATAAAGGTTTCTCAATTGGTAAGATTGAAGATAAACTTGGAATAAGAGCTTCATCTACAACAGAACTTATATTTGAAGATATGATAGTACCAAAAGAAAACATGATTGGTAAAGAAGGAAAAGGCTTCGGCGTAGCAATGAAAACTCTTGATGGAGGAAGAATTGGTATAGCTGCTCAAGCTCTTGGTATAGCAGAAGGTGCTTTCAATGAAGCAAAGGAATACATGAAAGAAAGAAAGCAATTTGGAAGAGAATTATTTAAATTCCAAGGACTTGCTTGGATGATGGCTGATATGGAAGTTGCTATAGAAACAGCTAAGCTTTTAGTTTACAAAGCTGCTTGGACAAAAGATCAAGGACTTCCATATACTGTTGAGGCTGCTAGAGCAAAGCTTCATGCTGCAAATGTAGCAATGGATGTAACAACTAAAGCAGTTCAATTATTTGGTGGATACGGATATACTAAAGATTATCCTGTAGAAAGAATGATGAGAGATGCTAAGATAACTGAAATATATGAGGGAACTTCACAAGTTCAACAATTAGTTATTTCAGGAAGCGTTTTTAGATAA
- a CDS encoding electron transfer flavoprotein subunit beta/FixA family protein, which translates to MNIVVCLKQVPDTTEVKIDPKTGTLIREGVPSIINPDDKNALEEALVIKENTGAKVTVLSMGPPQAQTALREAMAMGADEAILISDRAFAGADTLATSNALAGALRKLDYDIVFAGRQAIDGDTAQVGPEIAEHLQIPQITYVEKVDVTGDKELTVRKAWEDGYEIVKVNTPVLLTAIKELNEPRYMDIKNVFGLFDKDITIWSADDIDVDRELLGLKGSPTKVKKSATKETKGQGEIVNKPVKEAVSYVVSKLKEKHYI; encoded by the coding sequence ATGAATATAGTTGTTTGTTTAAAACAAGTTCCAGATACAACTGAAGTTAAAATAGATCCTAAGACAGGAACACTTATAAGAGAAGGAGTTCCATCAATAATAAATCCAGATGATAAAAATGCATTAGAAGAAGCATTAGTAATAAAAGAAAATACAGGTGCCAAAGTTACTGTATTGAGTATGGGACCACCACAGGCACAAACAGCATTAAGAGAAGCTATGGCTATGGGAGCAGATGAAGCAATACTTATATCTGATAGAGCCTTTGCAGGAGCTGATACATTAGCTACATCAAATGCACTTGCAGGAGCACTTAGAAAACTTGATTATGACATAGTATTTGCTGGAAGACAGGCTATTGATGGAGATACTGCACAGGTTGGACCAGAAATAGCTGAGCATCTTCAAATTCCACAGATTACTTATGTAGAAAAAGTTGACGTAACTGGAGATAAAGAATTAACAGTAAGAAAAGCTTGGGAAGATGGTTATGAAATAGTTAAAGTTAATACACCAGTATTACTTACTGCTATAAAAGAACTTAATGAACCAAGATATATGGATATTAAGAATGTATTTGGATTATTTGACAAAGACATAACAATATGGAGTGCAGACGATATAGATGTAGATAGAGAACTTCTTGGACTTAAAGGATCACCTACAAAGGTTAAAAAATCAGCAACTAAGGAAACTAAGGGTCAAGGAGAAATTGTTAATAAACCAGTTAAAGAAGCAGTTAGTTATGTAGTTTCAAAATTAAAAGAAAAACACTATATTTAA
- a CDS encoding electron transfer flavoprotein subunit alpha/FixB family protein: MNIADYKGGVWVFAEQRDGELQKVSLELLGKGREMADKLNTELVAVLLGYNTDEMAKELLAYGADKVIVADNQLLSHFSTDAYAKVICELSNERKPEVIFIGATFIGRDLGPRIAARLTTGLTADCTALDIDSENGNLLATRPAFGGNLMATIVCADHRPQMATIRPGVFSKLEKDAAKEDSSKIERVNVNLTADDIRTKVQEVVKLAKDVEDIAEASIIVAGGRGVGSKENVAKLQELADVLGGTVAASRAAIEKEWIDKSVQVGQTGKTVRPQLYIACGISGAIQHLAGMQDSDYIVAINKDENAPIMQVADLAIVGDLNKVVPELIAQVKANAK; encoded by the coding sequence ATGAATATAGCAGATTACAAAGGCGGCGTATGGGTCTTTGCTGAACAAAGAGACGGAGAACTTCAAAAAGTTTCATTAGAACTTTTAGGAAAAGGCCGAGAAATGGCAGACAAATTAAATACAGAATTAGTTGCAGTATTACTTGGATACAATACCGATGAAATGGCAAAAGAATTATTAGCTTATGGTGCTGATAAAGTAATAGTAGCTGATAATCAACTTTTATCACATTTTTCAACTGATGCATATGCAAAGGTTATTTGTGAATTATCAAATGAAAGAAAACCTGAGGTAATATTCATAGGTGCTACTTTCATAGGAAGAGACTTAGGTCCTAGAATAGCAGCTAGACTTACAACTGGTTTGACAGCTGATTGTACAGCACTTGATATAGACTCAGAAAATGGGAATTTATTAGCTACAAGACCAGCTTTCGGTGGAAACTTAATGGCTACAATAGTGTGTGCTGATCACAGACCACAAATGGCCACTATAAGACCAGGAGTTTTTTCTAAATTAGAAAAAGATGCAGCTAAAGAAGATAGTTCAAAAATTGAAAGAGTTAATGTTAATTTAACTGCAGATGACATAAGAACAAAAGTACAGGAAGTTGTAAAATTAGCTAAAGATGTAGAAGATATAGCAGAAGCTAGTATTATAGTAGCTGGTGGTAGAGGTGTTGGCAGCAAGGAAAATGTTGCTAAACTTCAAGAGTTAGCAGACGTTCTTGGTGGAACTGTTGCAGCTTCAAGAGCAGCTATAGAAAAAGAATGGATTGACAAATCTGTTCAAGTTGGTCAAACTGGTAAAACTGTAAGACCACAGCTGTACATAGCTTGTGGTATTTCAGGAGCTATTCAGCATCTTGCTGGAATGCAGGACAGTGACTATATAGTAGCTATAAATAAGGACGAAAATGCACCAATAATGCAGGTAGCAGATCTTGCAATAGTTGGAGATTTAAACAAAGTTGTTCCAGAATTAATAGCACAGGTAAAAGCTAACGCAAAATAG